The Xiphias gladius isolate SHS-SW01 ecotype Sanya breed wild chromosome 9, ASM1685928v1, whole genome shotgun sequence genome window below encodes:
- the LOC120794301 gene encoding gamma-crystallin M2-like codes for MGKIIFYEDRNFQGRHYECSSDCPEMQNYFSRCNSIRVESGCWVAYEKPNYAGYQYMLHKGEYPDYQRWAGFNDCIRSCRMVPPYNGNYRMKIFERSDFGGQNLELMEDCPDLNELFHTRDISSVNVMEGYWILHEHPNYSGRQYFLHPGEYRRHSEWGSTSPTIGSLRRITEVN; via the exons ATGGGCAAG ATTATCTTCTACGAAGACAGGAACTTCCAGGGTCGTCACTATGAGTGCAGTAGTGACTGTCCTGAGATGCAAAACTACTTCAGCCGCTGCAACTCAATAAGAGTGGAGAGCGGTTGTTGGGTGGCCTATGAGAAGCCCAATTATGCCGGCTACCAGTACATGCTACACAAGGGCGAGTACCCCGACTACCAACGCTGGGCAGGCTTCAATGACTGCATCCGCTCCTGCCGTATGGTACCACCT TATAATGGGAACTACAGGATGAAGATCTTTGAGCGTTCTGACTTTGGCGGCCAGAACCTGGAGCTAATGGAAGACTGCCCAGATCTGAATGAGCTTTTCCACACCCGTGACATCTCTTCTGTCAATGTCATGGAGGGCTACTGGATACTGCATGAACACCCTAATTACAGTGGACGCCAGTACTTCTTGCATCCTGGAGAGTACAGGAGGCACAGCGAGTGGGGAAGCACCAGCCCTACCATTGGCTCTCTGAGACGTATCACTGAGGTCAACTGa